The following are encoded in a window of Kiloniellales bacterium genomic DNA:
- a CDS encoding TolC family outer membrane protein — translation MRLALRKQTAFRHAVIALALISLSGAARAQSLEEALATAYSSNPDLRAARSTLRAVNEGVPQALSNWRPTVTVTGSAGVQRTRIDNEEVDDDTRTNEPVEVQGQVTQFLYRGGRTAAETSRAETDVQAERARLIDTEQAVLLDAVTAFSDVWRDQSVLRLNISNERVLTRQLEASQDRFQVGEITRTDVAQSESRLSRATADRIAAEGSLSSSRAVFQQVIGVFPSILEQPNVPAGLPDGLERVIESAIADNPQVVAARFDERSARHQVRVDLGELLPELSLIGDGTVNRNMGGGDERDEVAIRAQLSIPIYQQGFVSSQVRQSKQIASQRRLEIDSARRSVEQTAISAWEALQTARAQIISFNSEVRSTRIALEGVRQENAVGARTILDILDAEQEFLDAQVSLVVAQRDEAVAAHAVLSAVGRLTAQKLALPVRIYNPAEDYNAVKDSWFGLGAPGE, via the coding sequence ATGCGGCTTGCGTTGAGGAAGCAGACGGCCTTTCGCCATGCGGTGATCGCCCTGGCGCTTATCTCTCTTTCCGGCGCGGCCCGGGCCCAGTCGCTCGAAGAGGCGCTGGCGACCGCCTACAGCTCCAATCCCGATCTGCGCGCCGCCAGGTCGACCCTGCGGGCAGTCAATGAGGGCGTGCCCCAGGCGCTGTCGAACTGGCGCCCCACGGTCACGGTGACCGGCTCGGCCGGCGTTCAGCGGACCCGCATCGACAACGAAGAGGTCGACGACGATACCCGGACGAACGAACCCGTCGAGGTTCAGGGTCAGGTAACTCAGTTCCTGTACCGCGGCGGCCGGACCGCCGCGGAAACCTCGCGGGCTGAAACCGACGTGCAGGCCGAGCGGGCGCGTCTGATCGACACCGAGCAGGCCGTGCTGTTGGACGCCGTCACGGCCTTTTCCGACGTCTGGCGGGACCAGTCGGTGCTGCGCCTCAACATTAGCAACGAACGTGTCCTGACCAGGCAGCTGGAAGCCTCGCAGGACCGCTTCCAGGTCGGCGAGATCACCCGGACCGACGTGGCCCAGTCCGAATCCCGTCTGTCGCGGGCGACGGCCGACCGGATCGCGGCCGAGGGCTCGCTCAGCAGCAGCCGCGCGGTGTTTCAGCAGGTCATCGGCGTCTTTCCGTCCATCCTGGAACAGCCGAACGTTCCGGCCGGCCTGCCCGACGGCCTCGAGAGGGTGATCGAGTCGGCGATCGCCGACAATCCCCAGGTCGTCGCGGCGCGTTTCGACGAACGCTCGGCCCGTCATCAGGTGCGCGTCGACCTCGGCGAACTGCTGCCGGAGCTCTCGCTGATCGGCGACGGCACGGTGAACCGCAACATGGGCGGCGGCGACGAGCGGGACGAGGTGGCGATCAGGGCGCAGCTGTCGATCCCGATCTACCAGCAGGGCTTCGTCTCCAGCCAGGTGCGGCAGAGCAAGCAGATCGCCAGCCAGCGCCGGCTGGAGATCGACAGCGCTCGGCGCAGCGTGGAACAAACGGCGATCTCGGCGTGGGAAGCGCTGCAGACCGCACGGGCCCAGATCATCTCCTTCAACTCGGAGGTCCGTTCGACCAGGATCGCCCTCGAGGGGGTACGGCAGGAAAACGCGGTCGGTGCCCGGACGATTCTCGATATTCTCGATGCCGAGCAGGAGTTCCTCGACGCCCAGGTTAGCCTGGTCGTCGCGCAGCGGGACGAGGCGGTCGCCGCCCACGCCGTTCTCTCCGCGGTCGGCCGCTTGACCGCTCAGAAACTCGCCCTGCCGGTGAGGATCTACAACCCGGCGGAAGACTACAACGCCGTCAAGGACAGCTGGTTCGGTCTCGGTGCGCCCGGCGAGTAG
- a CDS encoding response regulator, whose translation MQVLFVDDDRNVSEAVSRALERRGHQCRCVGLGEQAVPLAESQQFDIVVLDLGLPDIGGLEVLDRIRSQGITTPVLLQSGLPDDQLPDAGVALGGDDFLLKPFSIDRLLERMESTIKKRGNCVPQKVVSNGTPEWEGDKEATERRRHDRKDIFAAAVITDSGRHLPCAIRNISKSGALLRLSGPAVECPEIFTLFQLEGPKRRCRLRWRSEARIGVEFIEDEDD comes from the coding sequence ATGCAGGTCCTCTTCGTCGACGACGATCGAAACGTGTCCGAGGCCGTAAGCCGAGCCCTCGAGCGCCGTGGGCATCAGTGCCGCTGTGTCGGCTTGGGCGAGCAGGCCGTGCCGCTGGCCGAGAGCCAGCAGTTCGATATCGTGGTTCTCGATCTCGGCCTGCCCGACATCGGGGGGCTCGAGGTCCTGGACCGGATCAGGTCTCAGGGCATAACGACGCCGGTCCTGCTCCAGTCCGGCCTGCCCGACGACCAGTTGCCCGATGCAGGGGTGGCGCTCGGCGGCGACGATTTCCTCCTTAAGCCCTTCTCCATTGACCGGCTGCTGGAGCGCATGGAGTCCACCATCAAGAAGAGGGGCAATTGCGTGCCGCAGAAGGTCGTCTCTAACGGTACGCCGGAGTGGGAAGGGGACAAGGAGGCGACCGAGCGCCGCCGTCACGACAGGAAGGATATCTTTGCCGCTGCGGTCATTACCGATTCGGGGCGTCACCTTCCCTGCGCAATCCGCAACATCTCGAAAAGCGGGGCCTTGCTGCGTCTGTCCGGTCCCGCGGTCGAATGCCCCGAGATCTTTACGCTGTTCCAGCTCGAGGGACCGAAGCGGCGTTGCCGGCTTCGCTGGCGCTCGGAGGCGCGGATTGGCGTCGAATTCATCGAAGATGAGGACGATTGA
- a CDS encoding DMT family transporter — MAAPAGPGADYRLGIASLLLSGFFASLAGLLVRSVETAGGWQILFYRTLFCALTLALFLAWRHGGGVIGAFRRIGRSGLIVVAGLGFAFIFYIFALLSTTVANVVFIVSASPFVAAALGWIALREPVTPGLWLAMIASFLGLAIMLGDGLAQGSLVGFLLALGCCLGYAVTLVALRSGRAVDMLPACCLAAFAAAAVSAAFVPSFALSAHDLVITLLLGVLQLALQYILVTYASRRVQAAEIAFFSRVQVVLAPLWVWIGVGEVPSLLTLLGGLVVFSAVLGNAAFSWRAGGRRSAVG; from the coding sequence GTGGCGGCTCCGGCCGGGCCCGGCGCGGACTATCGGCTTGGCATCGCGAGCCTGCTGCTGTCCGGCTTCTTCGCCAGCCTGGCCGGCCTCCTGGTGCGCAGCGTCGAAACAGCCGGCGGCTGGCAGATCCTGTTCTACCGCACGCTGTTCTGTGCCCTGACGCTGGCCCTGTTCCTGGCCTGGCGCCACGGTGGCGGCGTGATCGGCGCGTTCCGGCGGATCGGGCGCAGCGGATTGATCGTGGTGGCCGGTCTGGGCTTCGCCTTCATCTTCTATATCTTCGCGCTGCTCTCGACGACGGTCGCCAACGTGGTCTTCATCGTCAGCGCCTCTCCCTTCGTCGCCGCGGCGCTCGGCTGGATCGCGCTCCGCGAGCCCGTCACCCCCGGGCTTTGGCTCGCCATGATCGCGTCTTTCCTCGGTCTGGCGATCATGTTGGGCGATGGGCTCGCTCAAGGCAGCCTGGTGGGTTTCCTGCTCGCGCTCGGGTGCTGCCTCGGCTATGCCGTGACCCTGGTCGCCCTCCGCAGCGGCCGGGCCGTCGACATGCTGCCGGCCTGCTGCTTGGCCGCCTTCGCCGCCGCCGCCGTATCGGCCGCCTTCGTGCCGAGCTTCGCCCTCTCGGCCCACGACCTGGTCATCACCCTGCTGCTCGGCGTCCTTCAGCTGGCTCTCCAATACATCCTGGTTACCTACGCCTCCCGGCGGGTCCAGGCCGCCGAGATTGCCTTCTTCTCGCGGGTCCAGGTGGTGCTGGCGCCGCTCTGGGTCTGGATCGGCGTCGGTGAAGTGCCGAGCCTGCTGACCCTGCTCGGCGGGCTGGTGGTGTTCTCGGCGGTCCTCGGCAATGCCGCCTTCAGCTGGCGTGCCGGCGGGCGCCGCTCCGCCGTCGGGTGA
- a CDS encoding DUF2497 domain-containing protein has translation MSWLDPGEMANSTTDGEPTMEEILSSIRKIISEDEPQAEKEAAEAEAAPAGMAQAEVEEIVDEVLELTDRVEEGAGNGASEEQEIDAILTTVTDAPAEEEMEELEQNRSTSGGLLSTKTDSAVTSTLAGFFDEMVKEKTPPEARTGPSPTLDDVVREMLAPYLKSWLDENLEPIVERTVRDELKRLARRAEDL, from the coding sequence TTGAGCTGGTTGGACCCCGGAGAGATGGCAAACTCCACCACTGACGGCGAGCCGACGATGGAGGAAATCCTTTCCTCCATCCGCAAGATCATATCGGAAGACGAGCCGCAGGCCGAAAAGGAGGCCGCGGAAGCGGAAGCCGCCCCGGCCGGCATGGCGCAAGCCGAGGTCGAGGAAATCGTCGATGAGGTTCTCGAGTTGACGGATCGGGTCGAAGAGGGAGCTGGCAACGGTGCCAGCGAAGAGCAGGAAATCGATGCAATCCTCACCACCGTAACCGACGCCCCGGCGGAAGAAGAGATGGAAGAACTCGAACAAAATCGATCGACGTCGGGCGGTTTGCTCTCGACCAAGACGGACAGTGCCGTGACCTCCACGCTCGCTGGTTTCTTCGACGAGATGGTCAAGGAGAAAACCCCGCCCGAGGCCAGGACGGGGCCCTCGCCGACCCTGGACGACGTCGTGCGCGAGATGCTGGCGCCCTATCTGAAGTCCTGGCTCGACGAGAACCTCGAGCCGATCGTGGAGCGCACGGTCCGCGACGAGCTCAAGCGCCTGGCGCGTCGCGCGGAAGACCTCTAG
- a CDS encoding valine--tRNA ligase has product MLEKTFRPIEVETELYDAWEESGAFGADPALSDAPYTIMMPPPNVTGSLHIGHALTFTIQDILIRYNRMKGKNVLWQPGTDHAGIATQMVVERKLADEGKTRHDLGRPDFVDRVWQWKEESGGTILRQLRRLGASADWPRERFTMDEGLSQAVRKVFVDLYKQGLIYKDKRLVNWDPKLHTAISDLEVEQRDIKGKLWHFKYPIKDAGGRFIVVATTRPETMLGDTAVAVNPEDERYQDLIGKEVVLPLVGRRIPIVADEHADPEAGSGAVKITPAHDFNDFEVGRRHDLPMVNIFDRDACLNDEVPPAYRGLDRFEARERVVADLEAAGLVAKIEDHEHKVPHGDRGGVPIEPWLTDQWYVDAATLAKPAIEAVETGKTVFVPKNWENTYFEWMRNIQPWCISRQLWWGHQIPAWYAPDGEIFVEPTEEEARAAAEKHFGRAVELERDPDVLDTWFSSALWPFSTLGWPEETPELKRFYPGDVLVTGFDIIFFWVARMMMMGLHFMGEVPFKTVYIHGLVRDKHGHKMSKAKGNVIDPLELIESYGCDAVRFTLAAMAAPVGRDVKLDDKRIEGYRNFGTKLWNASRFALMNGAKADPDFDPANCREPVNRWIVGKLAEAAEQLDHDFAAYRFNDVADRLYHFTWNLFCDWYVEFSKPVLNGEDAAAAAETRATMAWVLEQILRLLHPVMPFITEALWSETGEGRNTMLIAETWPHLDGALTDPEAEAEMDWVIRLVGEIRAVRAEVNVPAGAKLDLLVKDASPATVARLEGQADLIRQLARVEKIEPKAKQVPKGATQIVVDEATVILPLEGVIDRDAERARLSKEIGKLEAEAAKDDKKLANPQFLEKAPEAVVAELKERRAETGERIERLRAALKRLD; this is encoded by the coding sequence ATGCTGGAAAAGACTTTTCGGCCCATTGAGGTCGAAACGGAGCTCTATGACGCGTGGGAAGAGAGCGGCGCCTTCGGCGCCGATCCGGCGCTCTCCGACGCCCCCTATACGATCATGATGCCGCCGCCCAACGTCACGGGCAGCCTCCACATCGGCCACGCGCTGACCTTCACCATTCAGGACATCCTGATCCGCTACAACCGGATGAAGGGCAAGAACGTGCTCTGGCAGCCGGGAACCGACCACGCCGGCATCGCCACCCAGATGGTGGTCGAGCGTAAGCTCGCCGATGAGGGCAAGACGCGCCACGACCTGGGCAGGCCGGACTTTGTCGATCGCGTGTGGCAGTGGAAGGAGGAGTCCGGCGGCACGATCCTGCGTCAGCTGCGCCGCCTCGGCGCCTCGGCCGACTGGCCGCGTGAGCGCTTCACCATGGACGAGGGGCTGTCCCAGGCGGTCCGCAAGGTCTTCGTCGACCTCTACAAGCAAGGCTTGATCTACAAGGACAAGCGGCTGGTCAACTGGGACCCCAAGCTGCATACGGCGATCTCCGACCTCGAGGTCGAGCAGCGCGACATCAAGGGCAAGCTCTGGCACTTCAAGTACCCGATCAAGGACGCGGGCGGCCGCTTCATCGTCGTGGCGACGACCCGGCCCGAGACCATGCTGGGCGACACGGCCGTCGCGGTGAACCCCGAGGACGAGCGCTACCAGGACCTGATCGGCAAGGAGGTCGTGCTGCCCCTGGTCGGCCGGCGTATTCCCATCGTCGCCGACGAGCACGCCGACCCGGAGGCCGGCAGCGGCGCCGTCAAGATCACCCCGGCCCACGACTTCAACGACTTTGAGGTCGGCCGGCGGCACGACCTGCCGATGGTCAACATCTTCGACCGCGACGCCTGCCTGAACGACGAGGTGCCGCCGGCCTACCGCGGCCTCGACCGCTTCGAGGCGCGCGAGCGGGTGGTCGCCGACCTGGAGGCGGCGGGCCTGGTCGCCAAGATCGAGGACCACGAGCACAAGGTGCCTCACGGCGACCGCGGCGGCGTGCCGATCGAGCCCTGGCTGACCGATCAGTGGTACGTCGACGCCGCGACCCTGGCCAAGCCGGCGATCGAGGCGGTCGAGACCGGCAAGACGGTCTTCGTGCCGAAGAACTGGGAGAACACCTACTTCGAGTGGATGCGCAACATCCAGCCCTGGTGTATCTCGCGCCAGCTCTGGTGGGGCCACCAGATCCCGGCGTGGTACGCCCCCGACGGCGAGATCTTCGTCGAGCCGACCGAGGAGGAGGCCCGGGCGGCGGCCGAGAAGCACTTCGGCAGGGCGGTCGAGCTGGAGCGCGACCCCGACGTGCTCGACACCTGGTTCTCCTCGGCGCTCTGGCCCTTCTCGACCCTGGGCTGGCCCGAGGAAACGCCGGAGCTCAAGCGTTTCTATCCCGGCGACGTGCTGGTCACCGGCTTCGACATCATCTTCTTCTGGGTCGCCCGCATGATGATGATGGGCCTGCACTTCATGGGCGAGGTGCCGTTCAAGACCGTCTACATCCACGGCCTGGTGCGCGACAAGCACGGCCATAAGATGTCCAAGGCCAAGGGCAACGTCATCGACCCCCTGGAACTGATCGAGAGCTACGGCTGCGACGCGGTTCGCTTCACCCTGGCCGCCATGGCCGCGCCGGTCGGGCGCGACGTCAAGCTCGACGATAAGCGGATCGAGGGCTACCGCAACTTCGGTACCAAGCTGTGGAACGCATCGCGCTTCGCCCTGATGAACGGCGCCAAGGCCGATCCAGACTTCGATCCGGCGAATTGCCGGGAACCGGTCAATCGCTGGATCGTCGGCAAGCTGGCCGAGGCCGCGGAGCAACTCGACCATGACTTCGCCGCCTACCGTTTCAACGACGTGGCCGACCGGCTCTACCATTTCACCTGGAACCTGTTCTGCGACTGGTACGTGGAGTTCTCCAAGCCGGTCCTGAACGGCGAGGATGCGGCGGCCGCCGCCGAGACGCGGGCGACCATGGCCTGGGTCCTGGAGCAGATCTTGCGGCTTCTGCACCCGGTCATGCCCTTCATCACCGAGGCGCTCTGGTCGGAGACAGGCGAGGGCCGCAACACCATGCTGATCGCCGAGACCTGGCCCCATCTCGACGGCGCCCTTACGGACCCCGAGGCCGAGGCCGAGATGGACTGGGTGATCCGGCTGGTCGGCGAGATCCGCGCCGTCCGCGCCGAGGTCAACGTGCCGGCCGGGGCCAAGCTCGACCTCCTGGTCAAGGATGCCAGCCCGGCGACGGTCGCGCGGCTCGAGGGGCAGGCCGATCTCATCCGCCAGCTCGCGCGGGTCGAGAAGATCGAGCCCAAGGCTAAGCAGGTGCCCAAGGGGGCGACCCAGATCGTGGTCGACGAGGCGACGGTCATCCTGCCGCTCGAAGGCGTCATCGACCGGGACGCCGAGCGCGCTCGCTTGTCGAAGGAGATCGGCAAGTTGGAGGCCGAGGCGGCGAAGGACGACAAGAAGCTCGCCAACCCGCAGTTCCTGGAGAAGGCCCCGGAGGCCGTGGTCGCCGAGCTCAAGGAACGGCGCGCCGAGACCGGCGAGCGGATCGAGCGGCTGCGGGCGGCCCTGAAGCGCCTGGACTGA
- the phnD gene encoding phosphate/phosphite/phosphonate ABC transporter substrate-binding protein, protein MLDIKLGSRLSLSALALGALVLAATPAGAQEDCPRGTLDQRYCDRDGDLVADLPLDPKEWVDPDTIIFSYTPVEDPAVYAKVWQGFIDHMAKVTGKKVVFFPVQSYAAQYEAMRSGRLHVAGVNTGGNPVAVSCAGFVPFAMMASADGSFGYEMEIIVPADSDIGSPSDIKGRTLAFTSPTSNSGFKAPSALLKSEFGLVAETDFQTTFSGKHDNSIMGVANRDYEAAAVANSVLKRMIDRDVVDPAKIRTVYRSATFPTTGYGHANNLHPEVVAKIKQAFFTFDWEGSDLKKEFKKEDKFVSIHHKSDWDVIRKIDAANGVSYDCR, encoded by the coding sequence ATGTTGGACATCAAATTGGGGTCTAGACTTTCGCTTTCAGCGCTGGCTCTTGGCGCCCTGGTGTTGGCGGCCACGCCGGCCGGCGCCCAGGAAGACTGCCCGCGCGGCACGCTGGATCAACGCTACTGTGACCGGGACGGGGACTTGGTCGCTGACTTGCCGCTCGATCCCAAGGAATGGGTCGATCCGGATACCATCATCTTCTCCTATACGCCGGTGGAGGACCCCGCGGTCTACGCCAAGGTCTGGCAGGGCTTCATCGACCACATGGCGAAGGTGACCGGCAAGAAGGTGGTGTTCTTCCCGGTGCAGTCCTATGCCGCCCAATACGAGGCCATGCGATCGGGCCGGTTGCACGTTGCCGGCGTCAATACCGGCGGCAATCCGGTGGCGGTCAGCTGCGCCGGCTTCGTGCCCTTCGCCATGATGGCCTCGGCCGACGGTTCCTTCGGCTACGAGATGGAGATCATCGTGCCGGCGGATAGCGATATCGGATCGCCGTCCGACATCAAGGGCCGGACTCTGGCCTTTACTTCGCCGACCTCCAACTCCGGCTTCAAGGCGCCCTCGGCCCTGCTCAAATCCGAGTTCGGACTGGTCGCCGAGACGGATTTCCAGACAACTTTCTCGGGCAAGCACGACAACTCGATCATGGGGGTCGCCAACAGGGATTACGAGGCGGCGGCCGTCGCGAACTCCGTTCTCAAGCGCATGATCGACCGGGACGTGGTCGATCCGGCGAAGATCCGGACGGTCTATCGCTCGGCGACCTTCCCCACCACGGGCTACGGTCATGCCAACAATCTGCATCCGGAAGTGGTCGCCAAGATCAAGCAGGCCTTCTTCACCTTCGACTGGGAAGGCTCCGATTTGAAGAAGGAGTTCAAGAAGGAGGACAAGTTCGTCTCGATCCATCACAAGTCGGACTGGGACGTGATCCGCAAGATCGACGCGGCCAACGGCGTCTCTTACGACTGCAGGTAG
- a CDS encoding arginine deiminase family protein: MPLNEYDPIRRVALRHPREAFRDQGFIDRSWQGLGYRAAPDFAEAVREFDRFAELIAETGAEVCYLPAAQGLEIDSIYVRDASLCGPGGALLCSMGREARRAEPAVSGAAFEDLGLPVSGAIDGAGRVEGGDFVWLDDRTGALGLTYRSNAEGARQLAEHFGPDVTLVTVDVPHYKGPGDVFHLMSMLSPLDRDLALVYSPLMPIGFRSWLQERGIALVEVPDEEFETMACNVLALAPRHCLMLEGCPETRRRLEAAGCEVRTYKGEEISRKGEGGPTCLTRPLERG; this comes from the coding sequence ATGCCCCTCAACGAATACGACCCGATCCGCCGCGTCGCGCTGCGCCATCCGCGCGAGGCTTTCCGCGACCAGGGCTTCATCGACCGAAGCTGGCAAGGCCTCGGCTACCGGGCGGCGCCGGACTTTGCCGAAGCGGTGCGCGAGTTCGACCGCTTCGCCGAGCTGATCGCGGAAACCGGCGCGGAAGTCTGCTATCTGCCGGCCGCCCAAGGCCTGGAAATCGACAGCATCTACGTGCGCGACGCCTCGCTCTGCGGTCCTGGCGGCGCCCTGCTCTGCAGCATGGGGCGCGAGGCCCGTCGGGCCGAGCCGGCGGTCTCGGGCGCGGCCTTCGAGGACCTCGGGCTTCCCGTTTCCGGCGCAATCGACGGCGCCGGCCGGGTCGAGGGCGGTGACTTCGTGTGGCTCGACGACAGGACCGGCGCGCTCGGCCTGACCTACCGCAGCAACGCCGAGGGCGCGCGCCAGCTCGCCGAGCACTTCGGCCCGGACGTCACCCTGGTGACGGTCGACGTGCCCCACTACAAGGGGCCCGGCGACGTCTTCCACCTGATGTCGATGCTGAGCCCGCTCGACCGAGATCTCGCCCTGGTCTATTCGCCGCTGATGCCGATCGGCTTTCGCAGCTGGCTGCAGGAACGTGGCATTGCCCTGGTCGAGGTGCCGGACGAAGAGTTCGAGACCATGGCCTGCAACGTGCTGGCGCTGGCCCCGCGCCACTGCCTCATGCTCGAGGGCTGCCCCGAGACCAGGCGGCGCCTCGAAGCCGCGGGCTGCGAAGTCCGGACCTACAAGGGCGAGGAGATTTCGCGCAAGGGCGAAGGCGGCCCGACCTGCCTGACTCGGCCCCTCGAGCGGGGCTAG
- a CDS encoding DUF1194 domain-containing protein, with product MAALAMTLAQPTAVFAQDAEPYAVDLELVLAVDASGSVDEREYALQMSGIATAFRDQAVQEAIRSGPYGRIAVALLTWAEATEPKDASDWFVVASPEGAERLARFVESFPRRVAGGTGIGQAVAYSVRLFERNDIESLRKVIDVSGDGKETAPRDYTVMPKQARFVATARGITINGLAIQNEVPDLASYYRSHVIAGNEAFALSVDSYEDFTEAMIRKLLREIRYRPKVSALPPRTGARVMSAYRSRSREPDPRCAIGERQIKLASQCRFLDLGKPHK from the coding sequence GTGGCCGCCTTGGCCATGACCCTTGCGCAACCCACCGCCGTCTTCGCCCAGGACGCCGAACCCTACGCGGTCGACCTGGAGTTGGTGCTCGCGGTCGACGCGTCCGGCAGCGTCGATGAGCGGGAATACGCCCTGCAAATGTCCGGGATCGCAACCGCGTTCCGCGACCAGGCCGTCCAGGAGGCGATCCGTTCCGGGCCCTATGGCCGGATCGCCGTCGCGCTGCTTACCTGGGCCGAGGCGACCGAGCCGAAGGACGCGTCTGACTGGTTTGTCGTTGCCTCGCCGGAGGGCGCCGAGCGCCTGGCGCGCTTCGTCGAGAGCTTTCCGAGGCGGGTCGCGGGCGGCACGGGCATAGGCCAGGCCGTCGCCTACAGCGTCCGTCTGTTCGAACGGAACGACATCGAGAGCCTGCGCAAGGTGATCGACGTATCCGGCGACGGCAAGGAGACCGCGCCGCGGGACTATACCGTCATGCCGAAGCAGGCCCGCTTCGTGGCAACGGCGCGGGGAATCACCATCAATGGCCTCGCGATCCAGAACGAAGTGCCGGATCTGGCGAGCTACTACCGCTCCCACGTGATCGCGGGGAACGAGGCCTTCGCCCTTTCGGTCGACAGCTACGAAGACTTCACCGAGGCCATGATCCGCAAGCTGCTGCGGGAAATCCGCTACCGGCCGAAGGTAAGTGCCTTGCCTCCCCGAACCGGCGCGCGCGTCATGTCTGCGTATCGTTCGAGATCTCGGGAGCCTGATCCACGTTGCGCGATCGGGGAGCGTCAGATTAAGCTTGCATCTCAATGTAGGTTTCTTGACTTAGGCAAACCCCACAAATAA
- the ilvD gene encoding dihydroxy-acid dehydratase yields the protein MPLDQPASKFNKSKLPSRHVSVGPASAPHRSYYYAMGMTDQEIAQPFVGVATCWNEAAPCNISLARQAQAVKKGVKAAHGTPREFTTITVTDGIAMGHDGMKSSLVSRDLIADSVELTMRGHCYDALVGLAGCDKSLPGMMMAMVRLNVPSVFMYGGSILPGRLRGKDITVQDVFEAVGAHSAGRIDDEELHAIECAACPSAGSCGGQFTANTMACVSEALGLALPNSAGAPAPYESRDAYAEASGEAVMAALAQGIRPRDIVTRKSLENAARVVAASGGSTNAGLHLPAIANEAGIDFDLEDVCKIFRETPYIADLKPGGRYVAKDLFEIGGVAVIMRALLDGGFLHGDCITVTGQTLAQTLEGVTVPEDQDIVRPTSAPLSSTGGVVGLKGNLAPEGAIVKIAGLDTLKFRGPARVFDCEEDAFQAVQERAYEEGDVIVIRYEGPKGGPGMREMLATTAALYGQGTGGKVALITDGRFSGATRGFCIGHVGPEAAVGGPIGLLKDGDMIALDAEAGTMEVEVSEAELEERRKSWKPRSHDHQSGAIWRYAQTVGPAYLGALTHPGAKAETHTYADI from the coding sequence ATGCCGCTCGATCAGCCGGCCTCCAAGTTCAACAAGTCCAAGCTGCCGAGCCGCCACGTCTCGGTCGGGCCCGCCAGCGCGCCGCACCGTTCCTACTACTACGCCATGGGCATGACCGACCAGGAGATCGCCCAGCCCTTCGTCGGGGTGGCGACCTGCTGGAACGAGGCGGCGCCCTGCAACATCTCCCTGGCGCGCCAGGCCCAGGCGGTCAAGAAGGGGGTCAAGGCGGCCCACGGCACGCCGCGCGAGTTCACCACCATTACCGTGACCGACGGCATCGCCATGGGCCACGACGGCATGAAGTCCTCGCTGGTCAGCCGCGACCTTATCGCCGATTCGGTCGAGCTCACCATGCGCGGCCACTGCTACGACGCCCTGGTCGGCCTGGCCGGCTGCGACAAGTCGCTGCCGGGCATGATGATGGCCATGGTCCGGCTCAACGTGCCCTCGGTCTTCATGTACGGCGGCTCGATCCTGCCGGGCCGCCTGCGCGGCAAGGACATTACGGTGCAGGACGTCTTCGAGGCGGTCGGCGCCCATTCCGCCGGCCGGATCGACGACGAGGAGCTGCACGCGATCGAGTGCGCTGCCTGTCCCTCGGCCGGCTCCTGCGGCGGCCAGTTCACCGCCAACACCATGGCCTGCGTCTCCGAGGCGCTCGGCCTCGCGCTGCCCAACTCGGCCGGCGCGCCGGCGCCCTACGAGTCCCGCGACGCCTACGCCGAGGCCTCGGGCGAGGCGGTCATGGCGGCGCTCGCCCAGGGCATCCGGCCGCGCGACATCGTGACCCGCAAGTCCCTGGAGAACGCCGCCCGCGTGGTCGCCGCCTCGGGCGGCTCGACCAACGCCGGGCTGCATCTGCCGGCGATCGCCAACGAGGCGGGCATCGACTTCGACCTTGAAGACGTCTGCAAGATCTTCCGGGAGACGCCCTATATCGCCGATCTCAAGCCCGGCGGGCGCTATGTCGCCAAGGACCTATTCGAGATCGGCGGCGTGGCCGTCATCATGCGGGCGCTCCTGGACGGCGGCTTCCTGCACGGCGACTGCATCACCGTGACCGGCCAGACCCTGGCCCAGACCCTGGAAGGGGTAACCGTGCCCGAGGACCAGGACATCGTGCGCCCGACCTCGGCGCCGCTCTCGAGCACCGGTGGCGTGGTCGGCCTCAAGGGCAACCTGGCGCCGGAGGGCGCCATCGTTAAGATCGCGGGCCTCGACACCTTGAAGTTCCGCGGCCCGGCCCGGGTCTTCGATTGCGAGGAGGACGCCTTCCAGGCGGTCCAGGAGCGGGCCTACGAAGAGGGCGACGTGATCGTCATCCGCTACGAGGGGCCCAAGGGCGGCCCCGGCATGCGCGAGATGCTGGCGACCACGGCCGCGCTCTACGGCCAGGGCACGGGCGGCAAGGTGGCGCTGATCACCGACGGCCGCTTCTCTGGGGCGACCCGAGGCTTCTGCATCGGGCATGTCGGGCCGGAGGCCGCGGTCGGCGGCCCGATCGGCCTACTCAAGGACGGCGACATGATCGCCCTCGATGCCGAGGCCGGGACCATGGAGGTCGAGGTCTCCGAGGCCGAGCTGGAGGAGCGGCGCAAGTCCTGGAAGCCGCGCAGCCACGATCACCAGTCGGGCGCGATCTGGCGCTACGCCCAGACCGTCGGCCCGGCCTATTTGGGCGCCCTCACGCATCCGGGCGCCAAGGCGGAGACCCACACCTACGCGGACATATAG